Proteins from a genomic interval of Kitasatospora kifunensis:
- a CDS encoding TIGR04222 domain-containing membrane protein → MWLLFLIPACVVAVLACLRLIRAAAAADSVTGLTGLPMEEEVDQVAIGLYETAYLAGGPERVVNLALVLMSGRGRLHLAHTGWTTVVDPHGRSRLERALIAEIGPEGQCRTAELREALTEHPAVAEIGSRLSLAGLATPVAIREATMLAVRQVRQALLLSLVLLIAAMTLTAPGEHDTMATLAWFSLPLILTTGTLLMARVDVHPYTRWAAPAGAEVLAELRRPRRSGGSGGDGEVDGAACEGGQGEAERRLLTAVAIDGTDAVPDARLRAALRG, encoded by the coding sequence CGTCGCGGTTCTCGCCTGCCTGCGCCTGATCCGGGCCGCCGCAGCCGCCGACTCCGTGACAGGTCTGACCGGACTGCCGATGGAGGAGGAAGTCGACCAGGTGGCGATCGGGCTGTACGAGACGGCCTACCTGGCCGGCGGACCGGAGCGCGTGGTGAACCTCGCGCTGGTGCTGATGAGCGGGCGCGGTCGGCTGCACCTGGCGCACACCGGCTGGACCACGGTGGTCGACCCGCACGGCCGCAGCCGCCTGGAGCGGGCCTTGATCGCCGAGATCGGCCCCGAGGGGCAGTGCCGCACGGCCGAGTTGCGCGAGGCGCTGACCGAGCATCCGGCGGTGGCCGAGATAGGGTCACGGCTCTCGCTGGCGGGTCTGGCCACGCCGGTGGCGATCCGGGAGGCCACGATGCTGGCGGTGCGTCAGGTCCGCCAGGCGCTGCTGCTCTCGCTGGTGCTGCTGATCGCGGCGATGACCCTGACCGCGCCGGGCGAACACGACACCATGGCCACCCTGGCCTGGTTCTCGCTGCCGCTGATCCTCACCACCGGGACCCTGCTGATGGCCCGGGTCGATGTGCACCCCTATACCCGATGGGCGGCGCCGGCCGGGGCCGAGGTGCTGGCCGAACTACGCCGCCCTCGCCGCTCGGGCGGGAGCGGCGGGGACGGCGAGGTCGACGGGGCCGCCTGCGAGGGCGGCCAGGGCGAGGCCGAGCGACGCCTGCTGACCGCGGTGGCGATCGACGGGACGGACGCGGTGCCGGACGCCCGGCTGCGGGCGGCACTGCGCGGCTGA